From Medicago truncatula cultivar Jemalong A17 chromosome 7, MtrunA17r5.0-ANR, whole genome shotgun sequence, a single genomic window includes:
- the LOC11425351 gene encoding putative receptor protein kinase ZmPK1 isoform X1: MTFTISYIFLVLLLFPFQYCSSSVSSLNKGSSLSVEKHTEDVIVSSNGTFSAGFYQIGENAFSFAIWFTELQNQSHNPVNIVWMANREQPVNGKNSKLFLLNTGNIILLDAGQHNTWSSNTASDAPLELYLREDGNLVLRELQGPTILWQSYDFPTNTLLPNQPLTRYTNLVSSRSHSNHSSGFYKLFFDDNNVIRLDYDGPDISSTYWPPSFLLSWQAGRTNYNSTRIALLDSLGKFISSDNYFFSTYDYGMVMQRRLTLDSDGNIRVYSRKNLLENWYVSWQVISDTCIIDGICGANSACSYDPKKGKKCSCLPGYKMKNHNDWSYGCEPTFDFTCNKSESTFFELHGFEFYGYDSNFVQNSTYENCESLCLQACNCTGFQYSYEEDQNIFQCYTKLQLLNGRHSPSFIGKTFLRLPKGNNFSKEESISVTDNVCLLQLHKDFVGKQTSHLLKFFMWLSVTVGGLEFFFFVVVCCFLIKTEKKPNGDRHNYHHALFGFRRYSYSELKIATKNFSNEIGRGGGGIVYRGTLPDERHVAIKRLNEAKQGEGEFLAEVSIIGRLNHMNLIEMWGYCAEGKHRLLVYEYMENGSLAENLSSKTNTLDWSKRYDIALGTARVLAYLHEECLEWILHCDIKPQNILLDSNFQPKLADFGLSKLKSRNNLNNNSEFSMIRGTRGYMAPEWISNSPITSKVDVYSYGVVLLDMITGKSPTMMNMEGVDGEVAYNGRLINWVREKKRSRCWVEEIMDPKIGTNCDSSKMEILAKVALECVEVDKNIRPTMSQVVEKLQRNEIDS, translated from the exons ATGACTTTCacaatatcatatatttttttagtcttGTTGCTATTTCCCTTCCAATATTGTTCATCTTCTGTATCATCTTTGAACAAGGGATCTTCTCTCTCTGTAGAGAAACATACAGAAGATGTAATTGTCTCTTCAAATGGCACTTTCTCTGCTGGTTTTTATCAAATTGGTGAAAATGCTTTTTCCTTCGCCATATGGTTCACCGAGCTGCAGAATCAAAGTCACAACCCCGTCAATATTGTTTGGATGGCAAACCGTGAACAACCGGTGAATG GTAAAAACTCAAAGCTTTTCCTCTTAAACACAGGTAACATCATCTTGCTCGATGCGGGTCAACATAACACTTGGTCTTCAAACACGGCATCAGATGCTCCATTAGAGTTGTATCTTAGAGAAGATGGGAATCTTGTGTTACGTGAGCTTCAAGGACCTACCATCTTGTGGCAAAGCTATGATTTCCCGACAAATACTCTCCTTCCTAATCAACCTCTCACTAGATATACAAACCTTGTTTCTTCAAGAAGCCATAGTAATCATTCTTCTGGCTTTTATAAGTTGTTctttgatgataacaatgttATTCGTCTCGATTATGATGGTCCTGATATTTCAAGCACATATTGGCCACCATCTTTTTTGTTAAGTTGGCAAGCTGGAAGGACCAATTACAATAGTACTAGAATTGCTTTGTTGGATTCTCTTGGAAAGTTCATATCATCtgataattactttttttccaCATATGATTATGGTATGGTTATGCAAAGAAGATTAACCTTGGATTCTGATGGTAATATTCGAGTTTACAGCCGAAAAAACTTGTTAGAAAATTGGTATGTTTCATGGCAAGTCATATCTGACACCTGCATCATAGATGGAATTTGTGGTGCAAATAGCGCTTGTAGCTATGATCCTAAAAAAGGTAAGAAATGCTCTTGTTTGCCGGGGTATAAAATGAAGAACCATAATGATTGGTCTTATGGATGTGAACCTACGTTTGATTTTACTTGCAATAAAAGTGAGTCTACCTTTTTCGAATTGCATGGTTTTGAGTTCTACGGCTATGATAgtaattttgttcaaaatagTACCTACGAAAATTGTGAGAGTTTATGTTTGCAAGCTTGCAACTGTACAGGATTCCAATACTCATATGAAGAGGACCAAAACATCTTCCAATGTTATACAAAGCTACAATTGCTAAATGGGAGGCATTCCCCAAGTTTTATAGGCAAAACATTCTTGAGACTTCCAAAAGGTAATAACTTCTCTAAGGAAGAGTCTATAAGTGTAACAGACAATGTTTGTTTGCTTCAGCTTCACAAAGACTTTGTTGGAAAACAAACAAGTCATTTGTTGAAGTTTTTTATGTGGCTTTCAGTTACAGTTGGTGGCTTggaattctttttctttgttgtggtttgttgttttttaatcAAGACCGAGAAAAAGCCTAATGGAGATCGACATAACTATCATCATGCATTATTTGGATTCAGAAGATACAGTTACTCCGAGTTGAAGATAGCAACAAAGAATTTCAGTAATGAGATTGGAAGAGGTGGAGGAGGGATTGTATATAGAGGTACATTGCCAGATGAAAGACATGTAGCAATAAAGAGATTAAATGAAGCTAAACAAGGAGAAGGAGAATTTCTTGCCGAAGTAAGTATCATTGGACGGCTTAACCACATGAACTTGATAGAAATGTGGGGATATTGTGCTGAAGGTAAGCATAGACTTTTGGTATATGAGTACATGGAAAATGGATCTTTAGCTGAAAATCTTTCATCTAAAACTAACACACTTGATTGGAGTAAAAGGTATGATATTGCTTTAGGAACAGCTAGAGTTCTTGCTTATCTACATGAAGAATGTCTCGAATGGATATTGCATTGTGATATAAAGCCTCAAAATATACTTCTTGATTCTAACTTTCAGCCCAAGTTAGCAGATTTTGGATTGTCTAAGCTGAAAAGCAGAAACAATCTTAATAATAATTCAGAATTCTCAATGATTAGAGGAACAAGAGGATATATGGCCCCTGAATGGATTTCCAATTCACCAATAACATCTAAAGTGGATGTTTATAGTTATGGGGTTGTTTTGTTGGATATGATAACCGGAAAGAGTCCAACAATGATGAATATGGAAGGAGTTGATGGAGAAGTGGCATACAATGGAAGGTTGATAAATTGGgtaagagagaaaaagaggaGTAGATGTTGGGTGGAAGAAATTATGGATCCTAAAATTGGAACTAATTGTGATTCAAGTAAGATGGAAATTTTGGCGAAAGTTGCTTTGGAGTGTGTAGAGGTAGATAAAAATATTAGGCCTACTATGAGTCAGGTGGTTGAGAAGCTTCAAAGAAATGAAATAGATTCCTAG
- the LOC11425351 gene encoding putative receptor protein kinase ZmPK1 isoform X2 — MTFTISYIFLVLLLFPFQYCSSSVSSLNKGSSLSVEKHTEDVIVSSNGTFSAGFYQIGENAFSFAIWFTELQNQSHNPVNIVWMANREQPVNGNIILLDAGQHNTWSSNTASDAPLELYLREDGNLVLRELQGPTILWQSYDFPTNTLLPNQPLTRYTNLVSSRSHSNHSSGFYKLFFDDNNVIRLDYDGPDISSTYWPPSFLLSWQAGRTNYNSTRIALLDSLGKFISSDNYFFSTYDYGMVMQRRLTLDSDGNIRVYSRKNLLENWYVSWQVISDTCIIDGICGANSACSYDPKKGKKCSCLPGYKMKNHNDWSYGCEPTFDFTCNKSESTFFELHGFEFYGYDSNFVQNSTYENCESLCLQACNCTGFQYSYEEDQNIFQCYTKLQLLNGRHSPSFIGKTFLRLPKGNNFSKEESISVTDNVCLLQLHKDFVGKQTSHLLKFFMWLSVTVGGLEFFFFVVVCCFLIKTEKKPNGDRHNYHHALFGFRRYSYSELKIATKNFSNEIGRGGGGIVYRGTLPDERHVAIKRLNEAKQGEGEFLAEVSIIGRLNHMNLIEMWGYCAEGKHRLLVYEYMENGSLAENLSSKTNTLDWSKRYDIALGTARVLAYLHEECLEWILHCDIKPQNILLDSNFQPKLADFGLSKLKSRNNLNNNSEFSMIRGTRGYMAPEWISNSPITSKVDVYSYGVVLLDMITGKSPTMMNMEGVDGEVAYNGRLINWVREKKRSRCWVEEIMDPKIGTNCDSSKMEILAKVALECVEVDKNIRPTMSQVVEKLQRNEIDS; from the exons ATGACTTTCacaatatcatatatttttttagtcttGTTGCTATTTCCCTTCCAATATTGTTCATCTTCTGTATCATCTTTGAACAAGGGATCTTCTCTCTCTGTAGAGAAACATACAGAAGATGTAATTGTCTCTTCAAATGGCACTTTCTCTGCTGGTTTTTATCAAATTGGTGAAAATGCTTTTTCCTTCGCCATATGGTTCACCGAGCTGCAGAATCAAAGTCACAACCCCGTCAATATTGTTTGGATGGCAAACCGTGAACAACCGGTGAATG GTAACATCATCTTGCTCGATGCGGGTCAACATAACACTTGGTCTTCAAACACGGCATCAGATGCTCCATTAGAGTTGTATCTTAGAGAAGATGGGAATCTTGTGTTACGTGAGCTTCAAGGACCTACCATCTTGTGGCAAAGCTATGATTTCCCGACAAATACTCTCCTTCCTAATCAACCTCTCACTAGATATACAAACCTTGTTTCTTCAAGAAGCCATAGTAATCATTCTTCTGGCTTTTATAAGTTGTTctttgatgataacaatgttATTCGTCTCGATTATGATGGTCCTGATATTTCAAGCACATATTGGCCACCATCTTTTTTGTTAAGTTGGCAAGCTGGAAGGACCAATTACAATAGTACTAGAATTGCTTTGTTGGATTCTCTTGGAAAGTTCATATCATCtgataattactttttttccaCATATGATTATGGTATGGTTATGCAAAGAAGATTAACCTTGGATTCTGATGGTAATATTCGAGTTTACAGCCGAAAAAACTTGTTAGAAAATTGGTATGTTTCATGGCAAGTCATATCTGACACCTGCATCATAGATGGAATTTGTGGTGCAAATAGCGCTTGTAGCTATGATCCTAAAAAAGGTAAGAAATGCTCTTGTTTGCCGGGGTATAAAATGAAGAACCATAATGATTGGTCTTATGGATGTGAACCTACGTTTGATTTTACTTGCAATAAAAGTGAGTCTACCTTTTTCGAATTGCATGGTTTTGAGTTCTACGGCTATGATAgtaattttgttcaaaatagTACCTACGAAAATTGTGAGAGTTTATGTTTGCAAGCTTGCAACTGTACAGGATTCCAATACTCATATGAAGAGGACCAAAACATCTTCCAATGTTATACAAAGCTACAATTGCTAAATGGGAGGCATTCCCCAAGTTTTATAGGCAAAACATTCTTGAGACTTCCAAAAGGTAATAACTTCTCTAAGGAAGAGTCTATAAGTGTAACAGACAATGTTTGTTTGCTTCAGCTTCACAAAGACTTTGTTGGAAAACAAACAAGTCATTTGTTGAAGTTTTTTATGTGGCTTTCAGTTACAGTTGGTGGCTTggaattctttttctttgttgtggtttgttgttttttaatcAAGACCGAGAAAAAGCCTAATGGAGATCGACATAACTATCATCATGCATTATTTGGATTCAGAAGATACAGTTACTCCGAGTTGAAGATAGCAACAAAGAATTTCAGTAATGAGATTGGAAGAGGTGGAGGAGGGATTGTATATAGAGGTACATTGCCAGATGAAAGACATGTAGCAATAAAGAGATTAAATGAAGCTAAACAAGGAGAAGGAGAATTTCTTGCCGAAGTAAGTATCATTGGACGGCTTAACCACATGAACTTGATAGAAATGTGGGGATATTGTGCTGAAGGTAAGCATAGACTTTTGGTATATGAGTACATGGAAAATGGATCTTTAGCTGAAAATCTTTCATCTAAAACTAACACACTTGATTGGAGTAAAAGGTATGATATTGCTTTAGGAACAGCTAGAGTTCTTGCTTATCTACATGAAGAATGTCTCGAATGGATATTGCATTGTGATATAAAGCCTCAAAATATACTTCTTGATTCTAACTTTCAGCCCAAGTTAGCAGATTTTGGATTGTCTAAGCTGAAAAGCAGAAACAATCTTAATAATAATTCAGAATTCTCAATGATTAGAGGAACAAGAGGATATATGGCCCCTGAATGGATTTCCAATTCACCAATAACATCTAAAGTGGATGTTTATAGTTATGGGGTTGTTTTGTTGGATATGATAACCGGAAAGAGTCCAACAATGATGAATATGGAAGGAGTTGATGGAGAAGTGGCATACAATGGAAGGTTGATAAATTGGgtaagagagaaaaagaggaGTAGATGTTGGGTGGAAGAAATTATGGATCCTAAAATTGGAACTAATTGTGATTCAAGTAAGATGGAAATTTTGGCGAAAGTTGCTTTGGAGTGTGTAGAGGTAGATAAAAATATTAGGCCTACTATGAGTCAGGTGGTTGAGAAGCTTCAAAGAAATGAAATAGATTCCTAG
- the LOC11430279 gene encoding probable serine/threonine-protein kinase PBL26 — protein MSCFSCFSSQEKKLSKRPNNNNNNNNGKRIQHHPTQITPQKASQPQPENHYQKAKANPPTEPKINKETNKENGHNIAAQTFTFRELAAITRNFRQENLIGEGGFGRVYKGRLEKTNQEVAVKQLDRNGLQGNREFLVEVLMLSLLHHKNLVNLIGYCADGDQRLLVYEFMLLGSLEDHLLDLEPQQKPLDWFTRMKIALDAAKGLEYLHDKANPPVIYRDLKSSNILLDKDFNAKLSDFGLAKLGPTGDMSHVSSRVMGTYGYCAPEYQRTGQLTVKSDIYSFGVVLLELITGRRTIDNTRPSREQNLVSWSYPVFKDPQRYPELADPKLEGNFPMRSLHQAVAVAAMCLNEEPSVRPLISDVVTALSFLGIDPMNQDPQVLSPIDMPSPTQKNEESSATLSLLDDDSAVERQKAVDEAMEWGSNTRNKPSSL, from the exons ATGAGTTGCTTTTCATGTTTCTCGTCCCAAGAAAAGAAACTATCAAAGAGGcctaacaataacaataacaacaacaacggaAAGAGGATACAACATCATCCTACTCAAATAACTCCTCAGAAAGCATCTCAACCTCAGCCAG AGAACCATTATCAAAAGGCAAAGGCAAACCCACCAACAgaacctaaaataaataaagagaccAACAAAGAAAATGGTCACAACATTGCTGCTCAAACGTTCACCTTCAGGGAATTGGCTGCAATCACAAGAAACTTTAGGCAGGAAAATCTAATAGGTGAAGGTGGATTTGGTAGAGTTTATAAAGGAAGACTTGAAAAAACCAACCAG GAAGTAGCTGTGAAGCAACTTGACAGGAATGGATTGCAAGGAAACCGAGAGTTTCTTGTTGAAGTGTTGATGTTGAGCCTTTTACATCATAAAAATCTAGTTAATCTAATTGGATATTGTGCTGATGGAGATCAAAGACTATTGGTATATGAGTTCATGTTATTAGGATCTCTTGAGGATCATCTACTTG ATCTTGAACCACAACAAAAGCCATTAGATTGGTTCACAAGAATGAAAATAGCATTGGATGCTGCAAAAGGACTAGAATATTTGCATGACAAAGCCAATCCACCTGTCATATACCGTGACTTAAAATCTTCCAACATCTTATTGGACAAAGATTTCAATGCAAAACTCTCTGATTTTGGACTAGCAAAGCTGGGACCTACAGGGGATATGTCTCATGTGTCTTCAAGAGTAATGGGGACTTATGGATATTGTGCACCTGAGTATCAAAGAACAGGTCAACTCACTGTGAAATCAGATATATACAGTTTTGGTGTTGTTTTGCTTGAATTGATTACTGGAAGGAGAACCATTGATAACACAAGACCATCAAGGGAGCAAAATCTTGTTTCTTGG TCATATCCAGTATTCAAGGACCCACAAAGATATCCAGAATTAGCAGATCCAAAACTTGAAGGAAACTTTCCAATGAGATCATTACATCAAGCAGTGGCAGTAGCAGCTATGTGTCTAAATGAAGAACCATCAGTGAGACCATTGATAAGTGATGTTGTAACAGCTCTTAGTTTCCTTGGAATAGATCCAATGAATCAAGATCCACAAGTTTTGTCACCAATTGACATGCCATCACCAAcacaaaagaatgaagaaagTAGTGCAACCTTGAGTCTTCTCGACGATGATAGTGCCGTTGAACGCCAAAAAGCCGTTGATGAAGCCATGGAATGGGGTTCAAATACTAGAAATAAACCTTCATCTTTGTAA
- the LOC11420564 gene encoding putative receptor protein kinase ZmPK1: MVFKISHIFLIFFLFPFQCSSHLSSLKKGSSLSVEKHAEDVIVSSKGTFSAGFYQVGNNSFSFAIWFTEMQNQTPNPANIVWMANREQPVNGKLSKLFLLNNGNILLLDAGQHYTWSSNTASDAPLELYLKEDGNLVLRELQGSTILWQSYDFPTNTLLPNQPLTRYTKLVSSRSQSNHSSGFYKCFFDDNNIIRLDYDGPDVSSTYWPPPWLLSWEAGRFNYNSSRIAFLDSLGKFISSDNYTFSTYDYGMVMQRRLSMDSDGNIRVYSRKNLSKNWYVSWQVVHDPCTIHGICGANSSCIYDPNMGKKCSCLPGYKVKNHSDWSYGCEPLFDFTCNRSESTFLKLQGFELFGYDNNFVQNSTYKICETSCLQDCNCKGFQYTYAEDKGIFQCFTKIQLLNGRYSPSFQGITYLRLPKGNNFYKQESMSVKDHVSLVHLHKDYARKQTSHLFRLFLWLTIVVGGLELVCFLMVCGFLIKTRKNSSANQHSYHLTLLGFRRYTYSELKVATKNFSNEIGRGGGGVVYRGTLPDQRDAAIKRLNEAKQGEGEFLAEVSIIEKLNHMNLIEMWGYCVEGKHRILVYEYMENGSLAENLSSKTNTLDWTKRYDIALGTARVLAYLHEECLEWILHCDIKPQNILLDSNFQPKLADFGLSKLQNRNNLDNSSGFSMIRGTRGYMAPEWIFNLPITSKVDVYSYGVVVLEMITGKSPTMMNIEGVDGEGTYNGRLITWVREKKRSTCWVEQILDPAIGNNYDLSKMEILVRVALDCVEEDRDIRPTMSQVVEMLQSCE; encoded by the exons ATGGTTTTcaaaatttcacatattttcctAATCTTCTTTCTATTTCCCTTCCAATGTTCATCTCATTTATCATCTTTGAAAAAAGGCTCTTCTCTCTCAGTAGAGAAACATGCAGAAGATGTAATTGTTTCTTCAAAGGGAACTTTCTCTGCTGGATTCTATCAGGTTGGCAATAACAGCTTTTCATTCGCCATATGGTTCACAGAGATGCAGAATCAAACTCCCAACCCCGCCAATATTGTTTGGATGGCAAACCGTGAACAACCTGTGAATG GTAAGCTCTCAAAGCTTTTCCTCTTAAACAATGGTAACATCCTCTTGCTTGATGCGGGTCAACACTACACTTGGTCTTCAAACACGGCATCAGATGCTCCGTTAGAGTTGTATCTCAAAGAAGATGGTAATCTTGTGTTACGTGAGCTTCAAGGAAGTACCATTTTGTGGCAAAGCTATGATTTCCCAACCAATACTCTCCTTCCTAATCAACCACTCACTAGATACACAAAACTTGTTTCTTCAAGAAGCCAGAGTAATCATTCTTCTGGCTTCTATAAGTGTTTCTTTGATGATAACAATATCATTCGTCTCGATTATGATGGTCCTGATGTTTCAAGCACATATTGGCCACCACCTTGGTTGTTAAGTTGGGAAGCTGGAAGGTTCAATTACAATAGTAGTAGAATTGCTTTCTTAGATTCTCTTGGAAAGTTCATTTCATCTGATAATTACACTTTTTCCACATATGATTATGGCATGGTTATGCAAAGAAGGTTGAGCATGGATTCTGACGGTAATATTCGTGTTTACAGTCGaaaaaacttgtcaaaaaattggTATGTTTCATGGCAAGTCGTACATGATCCTTGCACCATACATGGAATTTGTGGCGCAAACAGCTCTTGCATCTATGATCCTAATATGGGTAAAAAATGCTCTTGTTTGCCAGGATATAAAGTGAAGAACCATAGTGATTGGTCTTATGGTTGTGAACCTCTGTTTGATTTTACTTGCAATAGAAGTGAatctacttttttaaaattgcaaGGTTTTGAGCTCTTTGGTTATGACAATAATTTTGTTCAAAACAGTACCTACAAAATTTGTGAGACTTCATGTTTACAAGATTGTAACTGTAAGGGATTTCAATACACATATGCAGAGGACAAAGGCATCTTCCAATGCTTTACAAAGATACAATTGCTGAATGGGAGGTATTCACCAAGTTTTCAAGGAATAACTTACTTGAGACTCCCAAAAGGTAATAACTTCTACAAACAAGAATCTATGAGTGTAAAAGATCATGTTTCTTTGGTCCATCTTCACAAAGACTATGCTAGAAAACAAACAAGTCATTTGTTCAGATTGTTCTTGTGGCTTACAATTGTAGTTGGTGGTTTAGAATTAGTTTGTTTCTTAATGGTTTGTGGTTTTTTAATTAAGACCAGGAAAAATTCTAGTGCAAATCAACATAGCTATCATCTTACATTATTAGGATTCAGAAGATACACTTACTCCGAGTTGAAGGTAGCGACAAAAAATTTCAGTAACGAGATTGGAAGAGGTGGAGGAGGAGTTGTATATAGAGGTACATTGCCGGATCAAAGAGATGCAGCAATAAAGAGATTGAATGAAGCTAAACAAGGAGAAGGAGAGTTTCTTGCTGAAGTAAGCATCATTGAAAAGCTTAACCACATGAATTTGATTGAAATGTGGGGATATTGTGTTGAAGGTAAGCATAGAATTTTGGTATATGAGTACATGGAAAATGGTTCTTTAGCGGAAAATCTTTCATCCAAAACCAACACACTTGATTGGACTAAAAGGTATGATATTGCTTTAGGAACAGCTAGAGTTTTAGCATATCTACATGAAGAATGTTTGGAATGGATTTTGCATTGTGATATAAAGCCTCAAAATATACTTCTTGATTCTAACTTTCAGCCCAAGTTAGCCGATTTTGGATTGTCTAAGCTACAAAATCGAAACAATCTCGATAATAGTTCAGGATTCTCAATGATTAGAGGAACACGAGGATATATGGCACCTGAGTGGATTTTCAATTTACCAATAACATCTAAAGTGGATGTTTATAGTTACGGGGTTGTCGTGTTAGAGATGATAACCGGAAAGAGTCCAACAATGATGAATATAGAAGGAGTTGATGGAGAAGGGACATATAATGGAAGGTTGATAACTTGGgtaagagagaaaaagaggaGTACATGTTGGGTTGAACAAATCTTGGATCCTGCAATAGGGAATAATTATGATTTAAGTAAGATGGAAATTTTGGTTAGAGTTGCTTTGGATTGTGTTGAAGAAGATAGGGATATTAGGCCTACTATGAGTCAGGTTGTTGAGATGCTTCAAAGCTGTGAATGA
- the LOC120577045 gene encoding putative receptor protein kinase ZmPK1, whose product MENGSLAENLSSKTNTLDWSKRYDIALGTARVLAYLHEECMEWILHCDIKPQNILLDSNFQPKLADFGLSKLKSRNNLNNNSEFSMIRGTRGYMAPEWISNLPITSKVDVYSYGVVYIDTSKFPFLFIFVFISL is encoded by the coding sequence ATGGAAAATGGATCTTTAGCTGAAAATCTTTCATCTAAAACTAACACACTTGATTGGAGTAAAAGGTATGATATTGCTTTAGGAACAGCTAGAGTTCTTGCTTATCTACATGAAGAATGTATGGAGTGGATTTTGCATTGTGATATAAAGCCTCAAAATATACTTCTTGATTCTAACTTTCAACCCAAGTTAGCAGATTTTGGATTGTCTAAGCTGAAAAGCAGAAACAATCTTAATAATAATTCAGAATTCTCAATGATTAGAGGAACAAGAGGATATATGGCCCCTGAATGGATTTCCAATTTACCAATAACATCTAAAGTGGATGTTTATAGTTATGGGGTTGTATACATAGACACCTCTAAGTTCCCTTTTCTCTTTATCTTTGTGTTTATTTCTCTCTGA